TCGCCTCGGAGGAGTGGGCCGAGGAGCGCGGCCTGCCCGTGCTGGCCTACCTCACCGAGTACGAGACGGCCGCGGTCGACTACGTCCACGGCGGCGAGGGCCTGCTCATGGCTCCGGCGTACGCCATGGCCCGGATGCTGACCCGCGCCGGCCTGTCGCTGCAGGACTTCGACTACTACGAGATCCACGAGGCCTTCGCCTCGCAGGTGCTCTCCACCCTGGCCGCCTGGGAGGACCCGGTGTTCTGCAAGGAGCGCCTGGGCCTGGACGCGCCGCTGGGCTCCATCGACCGCAGCAAGCTCAACGTCAACGGCTCCTCGCTCGCCGCGGGCCACCCGTTCGCCGCGACCGGCGGCCGGATCATCCCGGTGCTGGCCAAGCTGCTGGCGCAGAAGGGCTCCGGCAAGGGCGTCATCTCCGTGTGCGCCGCCGGCGGCCAGGGCGTCACCGCCATCATCGAGCGCCCCTGACCCACCCCGTCACCGCGGCCCCGTCTCCTCGGCCCCGTCTCCTCGGCCCCGTCTCCTGCGTGGAGGCGGGGCCGTGTGACGTCATACGGACGGGACGTCCGCTGGTGCGGGACGTATGACGTCCCAAGGACGGAGCAGGGTCAGGCGCGGCCGCCGCCGCGGGCGAGCGCGAGCGCGGAGACGACGAGGTAGTCGCGGACCTGGTCGTGGGAGATCTCGCCGACGGTGGGGACGCCGGGGGCGGCCTCCTTGACCAGGATGCCGACGCGGGCGAGCTGGAGGGCGCCGAGGCCGCTGGCGTAGAGCGTGTTCGCGAGCAGGGTGGGGTCGGAGACGGTGAAGTCGCCGGCCCGGACGCCGTCCTCGAGGGCGCCGGACAGGATGGACAGGCACCCGGAGATGCCGCGCCCGAGCCGGAAGAGCGCGCTCTCGGAGATCTCGTCGAGCAGCTCGGGGCCCGAGCGGCGCATCAGCGCCTGGGCGCAGTCCACGAACGCGGGGTGGGCCAGGGCGTAGTCGACGAAGGCGCCGACGATGCGGGCCAGCCGCTCGTCGGCGGGGCCGCCGGCCGCGGAGGCGGTCTCCAGCGCGCCGCGCATCTCCTCGAGGTAGCCGACCAGCGTGAGGGCGAAGAGCTCCTCCTTGCCGCTGAAGTGGCGGTAGACGATGGCCCGGTTGATGCCGACGGCCTTGGCGATGTCCTCGATCTGGGCGTCGCGGACGCCGCGCTCGTCGAAGAGTGCGCGGGTCGCCTGCAGGATCTCCGCCTCCCGGGCGCGGCGACGGGCCGCGGCGGCGGAGCGTCGGCCGTCGGTCTCGGGGGCGCGCGAGCTCATGCCTTGCACGATACGCGCGTGCAACTCGGAGTTGCACGCCTGTGACAGGAACGTCACGTCCCCTTGTTCCGACCTCTTCGCACCGAGCCGGCGTATCAATGCGCCGGTTCGGCGAGCAGGACGGGTCGAGCCGGCGTATTGATACGCCGGCTCGGCGTCAGGAGGAGAGGTGGGCGCGGACGGTGGCGAGGGTGTCGGCGTCGGTGGGGGACTTGTCCTCGCGGTAGCGGACGACGCGTGCGAACCGGAGGGCCACACCGCCGGGGTAGCGGGTCGAGCGCTGGACGCCGTCGAAGGCGATCTCGACGACCTGCTCGGGACGCACGTGGACGACGTGGCCCTCGCGGTGGGTCTCGAGGGAGAGGAAGCGCTCGGTCTGCCAGGCCAGGACCTCGTCGGTCATCCCCTTGAAGGTCTTGCCGAGCATCACCAGCCCGTCCCCGTCCGCGTCGCGGGCGCCGAGGTGGATGTTCGACAGCAGCCCGGAGCGACGCCCCGAGCCCCACTCCACGGCGAGCACCACGAGGTCGAGGGTGTGCACCGGCTTCACCTTCACCCACGCCGCACCCCGCCTGCCCGCGTCGTACGCCGCCGACGGGCTCTTGACCACCACGCCCTCGTGCCCGGCGCTGATCTGGGCCGCCAGGAACGACTCGGCCTCCTTCACCGAGGACGTCTCGAGTCGCTGCACCCGGTGCGCCGTCGGCACCAGCCGCTCCAGCGCGGCTGCCCGGACCTGGCCGGGGGAGTCCATGAGGTCCTCGCCGTCGAGGTGCAGCAGGTCGAAGAAGAACGGGCTGATCACCGCTCCGCTCGCCTGGGCGGTGCGTGACGAGGTCTCCTGGAAGGGCCGCGGGCGCCCGTCCGGACCGACCGCCAGGGCCTCCCCGTCGAGCACGAACCGCTCGGCCGGCAGCGACCGAGCCACGTCCACGACCTCGGGCAGGCGCGCGGTGATGTCGTCGAGGCTGCGCGTCACCACCAGGACGTCGTCCCCGTCGCGGTGCACCTGCACCCGGATGCCGTCGAGCTTGGCGTCCACGACGACACTCCCGCCCTCGCCGGCGGCCTTCGCGACGGCGGCGGCGACGTCGGTGGCCGAGGACGCGAGCATCGGCAGCACCGGCCGACCCACCTCGAGACGGAACCTCGCCAGCCCCGCCTCGCCCTCGGCCAGCGTCGTCTCGGCGATCGCCACGGTCGAGCCGGCCAGCATCGCCGCGCGACGTACGACGGTGAGCGGGACGCCCCCGGCCTGCGCCAGTGCCTCCTGGACGACCGCGTCGAGCGCCCCCTGGCGCACCTCGCCCGTGACCAGGCCACGCAGCCACTCCTGCTCGGTCGCCGTGGCGCGCCCGAACAGCTCGACGACGCCGGCGGCCCGCGCAGCGGACGACCCGGCCCCCGCCAGCACCGACAGCGCCTCGAACGCCTCGTGGACCTCGACGACCGAGAGCGTGGGGCCCTCCGCCGGGTCCGGCAGGGCCGAGAGCGAGCGCCAGCCCACCCCGGTGCGGCGCTGCCGCAGCCGCCCGCCGAGGTAGGACACCACGAGACCGACCTCCTCGGGCGGGGTGCGGGAGAGCAGGCCCGCGAGGGCCGTGACCTTCGCCTTGCGTGAGCGGGTCGCGGCGACCTCGGCGGAGGTGGAGACCAGGTCGTGGAGCAGCACGGGCCCAGCCAAGCACCGGCCACCGACGGTGCCCACACCCGCGGAGACGGGGCCTGTGAATCTGTGCACAGCCCCCCTGAGAGCGTGACTTAGCGGGCGCGTCCTCGTTGCCAGGACAGTGCGATCCAGGTCCTCACCAGGACCTCCGGCCGCCGCCACGACCCGACTCACCCCAAGGGCCTCACGTGTCTCTCACCCGCAAGATCGCGCTGGCCGGCCTCGCCGCTGCCATGGTCGCGACCCCGACGCTCTCCCAGGCGGCCCAGTCCAGCGCCGCCCCGACCGGCAAGGTCCTCGACCTGCTGACCTCGGACCGGGCGAGCATGCTGCTCCCGCTCGGCGGGGAGCTCCACCAGGACCTGGCCTTCGACAGCCGCGTCACCGACGCCGTCCTCGCGCCCACCGCGGCCCAGCGTCGTGCGGCCGGTGCCCTGCGCGGGGCGAAGGTCACCTGGAACCGCACCGGCACCCCGCGCAGCATCACGGTGCCCGGTGGGTTCCTCTCGGGCCCGAGCAGCCAGGAGCCGGTCGACCTGGCCCGCGGCTGGCTCGCCGACCACGCCGCGGCGTTCGGCCTGTCCGCCCGTGACATCGACTCGCTCGAGGTCGTGCGCGACCACGAGCTGCCGAAGATCCACGCCCGGGTCGTGAGCTTCGTCCAGACCTTCGGTGGCATCACCTCCGGCTTCGGCGCGATCCTCACGGTGGTGATCGACAAGCAGGGCCGGGTCGTCAGCTACGCCGGCGACCCCGTCCGCGCGACCCGCCTGCAGGGCTCCTTCGACCTCTCGGCCGGCCAGGCCCTGCAGCGCACGATCCGCAGCCTCGGCCCCGACCTGAAGAGCTGGACGGCCGTGCCGACCGGTGACACCCAGGGCGGCTACGAGGTCTTCAAGGCCGGCGGCCTGGTCTCCACCCAGTGGGTCCGCCGGATCGCCTTCCCGACCGCCGCCGGTGGCCGCGCCGCGTTCGCGACCCTGGTCGTGAAGAGCATGGACGAGGCGTACGCCGTCATCGTCGACGCGCAGACCGGCAAGCCGCTGCTGCGCAAGAGCCTGGTCCAGCACTCCGAGGGCACGGTCTACGAGAACTACCCGGGCGCCAAGAAGGGCGGCAAGCCGGTCGTCAAGAGCTTCGACGCCACCAAGGCCAGCCCCGGCGGCTGGGTCGACCCGACCGGCGCCGCGGGCATCCCCGGGCCGACCACGCTGGGGAACAACGCGAACGCGGCGATCGCCTGGACCGTCCCGCTGGTCGCGGCCGACCAGTACAACCGGCCGATCAGCCCGACGTCGGAGTTCAACTACGAGTTCCCCGACAGCTGGGGCTCCAGCAACGGCGCGACCGGCTCGTTCGTCGCCGACGCCAACGCGGCGGCCACCAACCTCTTCTACCACCACAACCGGATCCACGACACGTACTACGAGTTCGGCTTCACCGAGACCGGCGGCAACTTCCAGCTGATCAACGACCCGTCCTCCGGGGCGCTGCCGCTGGGTGGGGACCCGATCATGGGCGGCGCCCAGTCCGGTGCCCTCAACCTCACCGCGGCGGTGCTGCCCCTGGGTCGCAACAACGCCAACATGCTGACCCTGCCCGACGGCATCCCCGGCTTCACCAACATGTACCTGTGGGAGTTCGTGGACGACGTCTTCGAGGCCCCGGCCCGCGACGGCGACTTCGACGCCTCGATCATCGAGCACGAGTACGCGCACGGACTGACCAACCGCTACGTCGGAGGCGGGGGTCTGGGCTCGCTCGGCTCGGAGCAGTCCGGTGCCATGGGCGAGGGCTGGGGCGACTTCTTCGCGATGAACGACCTGTTCCGTCGCAACCTGACCCGGACGGCGGTCACCGCGCCGTACGTCGGTGACCCCGACCGGGGGATCCGCAACTGGAACTACGCCAAGAGCCCGGCCACCTACGGCGACTACGGCTACGACCTGTCCGGCCCGGAGGTGCACTCCGACGGGGAGATCTGGACCGCGACGCTGTGGACACTGCGCACCCGCATCCTCCGAAGCGTGGGTGGCAACCACCGCAAGGCCTCCGACATCGCCCAGCACCTCGTGATGGACGCGATGCCGATCAGCCCGCCCTCGCCGAGCATGCTGGACATGCGTGACGCGATCCTCACCGCCGGTGAGCTGCGGTACGGCAAGAAGTACACCGACCTCATCTGGGCCGCGTTCGCCGAGCGGGGCTTCGGTGCCTCGGCCTCCACCGTGGATGGCGCCGACACCGACCCGGTGCCCGGCTTCGACGTGCTGGACAAGAAGCAGAACGGCAGGCTCACGCTCGAGGTCGTCAACGCCTCCGCCGGTGGCCCCGTCAAGGGCGTGCGCGTCCTCGGCGGCCTGTTCGAGGGGCGCGCCACCCCCATCACGACGACCAACGCCAAGGGCCTGGCCTCCGCGCCGATGGCCGGCGGTTCCCACACCCTGACCCTGCAGGCCCCGGGCTTCGGCATCCAGCGCCTGAAGGTGACGGTGCCGAAGGGCCGCTCCGTCAGTCGCACGGTGAAGCTCCGCCCCAACCTGCTCTCGGAGTCCTCGGGCGCCAAGGTCGTGAGCACCTCCAGCCAGAGCGACGCGCTCCCGGCCACCAACGCCTTCGACGACACCGAGGCCACCGCCTGGCGCACCGAGGAGGTCGACACCGTCTACAACGAGGGCAAGCCCGCCACCACGGTGGTGGAGCTGGCCAAGAGGTCGGTGATCGACACCGTCAACGTCAGCGTCGTCAAGCCGGTCGGCATGCCGCGCTTCGCCGCCGCGAAGCAGGTGAGCGTGCAGACGTCCATGGACGGCAAGAAGTGGAAGACCGCCCAGGTCGCGACGTTCTCCTTCAAGGACCCGCGGCCGACCGTCGCGGACATGATGATGAAGACCTTCAAGCTGAAGAAGAAGACGAAGGCGAACTTCGTCCGGGTCGTCCCGAACAAGGTCTTCGGCGACACCGCGGCGTACGGCAACACCGCGATCGTCGCCGAGGTGCAGGCCTTCGGGAAGGCCACGGGCATCAAGCCCAAGCAGCCCAAGCCCGACAAGCCCGTCACCACCCAGGGCTCGGTCGCGGTCGGCAACATCGCCCAGGGCTCCCTGCTGGGCCTGGACCCCTACCGTCCGGGCGCCACCGAGCTGACCTGGACCGGATCGTGCGGTGCCGTCCCGGTGGGCAACGGCATCGACGCGTGGTTCACGAAGCTGCCCGAGGGCGCCGGTGACGGCCTGCACGCGGTCACCTACGAGGGCAGCGTCCCGATCGGCGAGTTCCTGACCTACGCCTACGACAAGGACTGCCAGCCGCTCACCGGCGGGTTCGCGCTGTTCGGTGAGACGGCCCCGATCCCGGCCGGTGCGGCCTACGTCGGCTTCCTGCTGCTGTACGGCGGTGGCGCGTCGTTCGACGTGACGATCTCCGAGCCGCGCTGACCCGTCGGGCCCAGCGTCACCAGCCGGGTGGCAGGGAGGTGAAGTCGGCCTCCCTGCCCTCGGCGAACGCGGCCAGCGCCTCGGTGTTCGCCGGGCCACCCATCAGCGCGGCGAAGGCCGCGTTCTCCCGCTCCCGGGCCGCGTCGATCCCCGCGCGCAGCGGCTCGATGATGGTGCGCTTGACGGCGACCAGGCTGGAGATCGGCTTGGTGGCGAGCAGCCCCGCGTGGCGTCGCGCCGTCGGCAGCAGGTCGTCGGGCTCGCAGACGCCGCGCACCAGCCCCATCTCCCGTGCCTCCTCGGCGCCGAACCACTCCGCGGACATCAGCAGCCACGACGCGGCCTGCCGTCCGAGCAGGAGCGGCAACAGGTAGGACGAGGCGGCCTCGGGTGCCACGCCCAGGCTCGTGAACGGGCACTTCAGCCTCGCGGTCGTGGACATGAACGCCACGTCGGCGAAACCCAGGATCGTGCAGCCGATGCCCAGGCCCACCCCGTTGACGGCGATGACGAGCGGCTTGGGGAAGTCCACGAGGGCGTCGACGAGGTTGGTGAAGCCGCCCTCGCCCTGGTCGAAGTCGGGGTCCGCCGCGATCCGGGCCATCTCGAGCAGGTCGGTGCCCGCGCTGAACCCGCGACCGTTGCCGGTGAGCAGCACCACCGCGACCCCGGGATCCTCGGCGGCCTCGCGCAGGGCACGCGCCGTGGCGTCGTACAACGCGATGTTGAAGGCGTTGAGCGCCTCGGGCCGGTCGAGGGTCAGCGTGCGCACCCGGTTGTCGTCATCGATCTGCAGGACCATGCGCCGAACACTAGGCGCAGGACTAGAACGTGTTCCACCATGTCCGGGTGACCCAGACCACCGTGTCCACCTACTGCCGCCTCTGCGAGCCCCTGTGCGGGATGGTCGCCACCGTCGAGGACGGGCGGCTGGTGTCGCTCAGA
This genomic window from Nocardioides marinus contains:
- a CDS encoding TetR/AcrR family transcriptional regulator, which translates into the protein MSSRAPETDGRRSAAAARRRAREAEILQATRALFDERGVRDAQIEDIAKAVGINRAIVYRHFSGKEELFALTLVGYLEEMRGALETASAAGGPADERLARIVGAFVDYALAHPAFVDCAQALMRRSGPELLDEISESALFRLGRGISGCLSILSGALEDGVRAGDFTVSDPTLLANTLYASGLGALQLARVGILVKEAAPGVPTVGEISHDQVRDYLVVSALALARGGGRA
- a CDS encoding ATP-dependent DNA ligase produces the protein MLLHDLVSTSAEVAATRSRKAKVTALAGLLSRTPPEEVGLVVSYLGGRLRQRRTGVGWRSLSALPDPAEGPTLSVVEVHEAFEALSVLAGAGSSAARAAGVVELFGRATATEQEWLRGLVTGEVRQGALDAVVQEALAQAGGVPLTVVRRAAMLAGSTVAIAETTLAEGEAGLARFRLEVGRPVLPMLASSATDVAAAVAKAAGEGGSVVVDAKLDGIRVQVHRDGDDVLVVTRSLDDITARLPEVVDVARSLPAERFVLDGEALAVGPDGRPRPFQETSSRTAQASGAVISPFFFDLLHLDGEDLMDSPGQVRAAALERLVPTAHRVQRLETSSVKEAESFLAAQISAGHEGVVVKSPSAAYDAGRRGAAWVKVKPVHTLDLVVLAVEWGSGRRSGLLSNIHLGARDADGDGLVMLGKTFKGMTDEVLAWQTERFLSLETHREGHVVHVRPEQVVEIAFDGVQRSTRYPGGVALRFARVVRYREDKSPTDADTLATVRAHLSS
- a CDS encoding M36 family metallopeptidase, producing MSLTRKIALAGLAAAMVATPTLSQAAQSSAAPTGKVLDLLTSDRASMLLPLGGELHQDLAFDSRVTDAVLAPTAAQRRAAGALRGAKVTWNRTGTPRSITVPGGFLSGPSSQEPVDLARGWLADHAAAFGLSARDIDSLEVVRDHELPKIHARVVSFVQTFGGITSGFGAILTVVIDKQGRVVSYAGDPVRATRLQGSFDLSAGQALQRTIRSLGPDLKSWTAVPTGDTQGGYEVFKAGGLVSTQWVRRIAFPTAAGGRAAFATLVVKSMDEAYAVIVDAQTGKPLLRKSLVQHSEGTVYENYPGAKKGGKPVVKSFDATKASPGGWVDPTGAAGIPGPTTLGNNANAAIAWTVPLVAADQYNRPISPTSEFNYEFPDSWGSSNGATGSFVADANAAATNLFYHHNRIHDTYYEFGFTETGGNFQLINDPSSGALPLGGDPIMGGAQSGALNLTAAVLPLGRNNANMLTLPDGIPGFTNMYLWEFVDDVFEAPARDGDFDASIIEHEYAHGLTNRYVGGGGLGSLGSEQSGAMGEGWGDFFAMNDLFRRNLTRTAVTAPYVGDPDRGIRNWNYAKSPATYGDYGYDLSGPEVHSDGEIWTATLWTLRTRILRSVGGNHRKASDIAQHLVMDAMPISPPSPSMLDMRDAILTAGELRYGKKYTDLIWAAFAERGFGASASTVDGADTDPVPGFDVLDKKQNGRLTLEVVNASAGGPVKGVRVLGGLFEGRATPITTTNAKGLASAPMAGGSHTLTLQAPGFGIQRLKVTVPKGRSVSRTVKLRPNLLSESSGAKVVSTSSQSDALPATNAFDDTEATAWRTEEVDTVYNEGKPATTVVELAKRSVIDTVNVSVVKPVGMPRFAAAKQVSVQTSMDGKKWKTAQVATFSFKDPRPTVADMMMKTFKLKKKTKANFVRVVPNKVFGDTAAYGNTAIVAEVQAFGKATGIKPKQPKPDKPVTTQGSVAVGNIAQGSLLGLDPYRPGATELTWTGSCGAVPVGNGIDAWFTKLPEGAGDGLHAVTYEGSVPIGEFLTYAYDKDCQPLTGGFALFGETAPIPAGAAYVGFLLLYGGGASFDVTISEPR
- a CDS encoding enoyl-CoA hydratase/isomerase family protein, with amino-acid sequence MVLQIDDDNRVRTLTLDRPEALNAFNIALYDATARALREAAEDPGVAVVLLTGNGRGFSAGTDLLEMARIAADPDFDQGEGGFTNLVDALVDFPKPLVIAVNGVGLGIGCTILGFADVAFMSTTARLKCPFTSLGVAPEAASSYLLPLLLGRQAASWLLMSAEWFGAEEAREMGLVRGVCEPDDLLPTARRHAGLLATKPISSLVAVKRTIIEPLRAGIDAARERENAAFAALMGGPANTEALAAFAEGREADFTSLPPGW